A stretch of Planococcus citri chromosome 5, ihPlaCitr1.1, whole genome shotgun sequence DNA encodes these proteins:
- the LOC135847729 gene encoding uncharacterized protein LOC135847729: MAANASNVYDIMHPTPVSLQQLSAIAVGLQLWRCEINEYRKSRAWERFGFRASDIRASLRAKLPKLPSAIYDVIDEYVTRLGKSVADWLEEHSRTVSYFEKYIRSCHSEVLEYFDDFVVDYNEATIDFVKTSERMMHYDDFDDVLKFIVACRYFLEDHVRRIWPSVRGKMHLSSIDFDTNPLLYYWICHLSNQLNVIPTDRNYTVDEKMLKECIDMSGNSLAINYFWNRVPYENQTRMAIDLVHVWKKEYFVRCILPKLDDQQLEEFVNEKGEYLIQDLRLNKRHTHIVQLVINYLWKFMTFEMQVRMANNVFQQNRECFASCILPKLNDRQLDKFVNEKVNGLIPALLGDGFRDERFIFRLWLYIKKAMTSSTFSNLVVVMLRTEAAGYFSLYGHKKLEKFSQWCCEIWNSAPHHLKRSAIIDISSDVELFICLKYDRLSTRATSCEFLVFILSDFTLEEKQSFWRNCWKNLMLNKNARDLQRIMEACFEHEGDMIEFKENVIAESENWQLCCVSLLSSVNFDELDALINFGCPRSAETAKLLKQRYLQSSFLDDSSGFYYSHVVHCEEFNTFVNKAYGSVDLATDFKHRLISSPDNLRVLWTCVRMPQVSYAALRKFIETFVSNEQILQQVKCFIIDHLKEAAIRRSVTIKYANSKPLFDQFLLWCLGSNELVMEFQQTYIKPCLEDA, encoded by the coding sequence ATGGCTGCAAACGCTTCCAACGTGTATGATATTATGCATCCGACTCCAGTTTCATTGCAGCAACTATCAGCGATCGCTGTTGGCCTGCAACTGTGGCGTTGTGAAATTAACGAGTATCGCAAAAGCCGAGCATGGGAGAGATTTGGATTTCGTGCTTCAGACATTAGAGCCTCATTAAGAGCTAAACTCCCCAAATTACCATCCGCGATTTACGATGTGATCGATGAATATGTCACCAGACTTGGAAAGTCAGTAGCGGATTGGCTTGAGGAGCATTCGAGAACAGTGAGCTATTTTGAAAAGTATATTCGAAGTTGTCATTCGGAAGTTCTGGAATACTTCGATGATTTCGTTGTCGATTACAACGAAGCAACTATCGATTTTGTAAAGACATCCGAACGTATGATGCATTACGATGATTTCGACGACGTTTTGAAATTCATCGTGGcttgtagatattttttggaaGATCACGTTAGACGTATATGGCCATCAGTACGGGGAAAGATGCACTTGAGTAGTATTGATTTCGATACGAATCCGCTGTTGTACTACTGGATTTGTCATCTTAGCAATCAGTTGAATGTGATACCAACCGACAGGAATTACACGGTTGATGAAAAGATGCTTAAAGAGTGTATCGACATGTCTGGTAACTCATTGGCGATTAATTATTTCTGGAATCGTGTACCATACGAAAACCAAACGCGAATGGCTATCGACCTTGTTCATGTGTGGAAAAAAGAATATTTCGTGAGGTGCATCTTACCGAAACTGGACGATCAACAACTGGAAGAATTCGTCAATGAGAAGGGTGAATACTTGATTCAAGATCTGCGTCTTAATAAAAGGCACACGCACATCGTTCAATTAGTAATAAACTATTTGTGGAAATTTATGACATTTGAAATGCAAGTGCGAATGGCTAACaacgtttttcaacaaaatagaGAATGTTTCGCAAGTTGCATCTTGCCCAAGCTAAACGATCGACAactggataaattcgttaatgAGAAAGTTAATGGCTTGATACCAGCTCTGCTGGGAGATGGTTTTCGTGATGAAAGGTTCATCTTTCGACTCTGGTTGTACATCAAAAAAGCAATGACTAGTAGCACTTTCTCTAATCTTGTTGTTGTAATGTTGAGAACTGAGGCTGCAGGGTACTTTTCGCTCTATGGTCATAAAAAACTCGAGAAGTTTTCGCAATGGTGTTGCGAAATATGGAATAGCGCGCCGCATCATTTGAAGAGATCAGCGATTATAGATATCTCGTCCGATGTGGAATTATTCATATGTCTAAAATATGATAGACTTAGTACGCGTGCTACCTCTTGCGAGTTCCTAGTGTTCATTCTTTCAGATTTTACTTTGGAAGAAAAACAGTCGTTTTGGCGTAACTGCTGGAAGAATTTGATGCTGAACAAAAATGCCCGCGATTTGCAACGAATAATGGAAGCATGTTTCGAACACGAGGGTGACATGATCGAGTTCAAGGAAAACGTTATCGCTGAAAGTGAAAATTGGCAGCTCTGTTGTGTCTCGTTATTATCCAGTGTAAATTTCGACGAATTAGACGCTTTGATTAATTTTGGTTGTCCTCGTAGTGCAGAAACTGCGAAACTTTTGAAACAGCGCTACTTGCAGTCTAGTTTTCTTGACGACAGTTCTGGTTTTTACTATTCACACGTTGTTCATTGCGAAGAATTCAATACGTTCGTAAATAAAGCTTATGGCAGCGTCGATCTCGCTACCGATTTCAAACATCGACTGATATCGTCTCCTGATAATCTAAGAGTGTTGTGGACCTGTGTTCGAATGCCACAAGTTTCCTACGCAGCATTGAGGAAATTTATCGAAACATTTGTTTCAAACGAACAAATTTTACAACAGGTGAAATGCTTTATTATTGATCATCTGAAGGAGGCTGCTATTCGTCGTAGCGTTACCATTAAATACGCTAATTCCAAACCTTTGTTTGACCAGTTTTTGCTGTGGTGCCTCGGAAGTAATGAGCTAGTTATGGAATTCCAGCAAACTTATATTAAACCTTGCCTCGAAGACGCATAA
- the LOC135848141 gene encoding uncharacterized protein LOC135848141, protein MAEKTSNAYDIFHSTPVSLQQLSVIAVGLELWRSEINEYRKRQTLERFRASDNIASLRTKLPKLPSVIYDVIVKFVTRLGNSIVDWLREHSRTVFHFDIRYRSSVLENFDDLVCNYDGTIDFVKTAERMMHHDSFDDVLKFIVACRYFLEDHVRRIWPSVWQKMDLRNISFYRNPLLYYWICYWSNQLNEIPTGRYYTVDEKMLEQCVIMSHNRLAVNYFWNRVPYEDQMGMADYLLRQNIEGFVSCILPKMDNKRMEKFVNEKGESLMRALLENRSRDKKHVFQLAMSYFWNFVPYEMQVKLAKDVFRRNRGCFARYILPWLNDQQLEKFANENGIELMEDLLKDFSHDESLIFQTWSCIKNTLNDTSSTFSNFVRNMLRTEAGYMYHQRVEKWSKWCCEIWNSAPHHLKRSAIIDISSDLELIICRKDDRLTTHVTSCQFLLSILSDFTLQERQSFWRNCWKNLMLNKNACDLQRIMEACFEHENDMIEFKENVIAESENLQLRCVSSLSGADFDELDALINFGCPRSADTAKRLEQRCLQSSFLDDSSRFYYPHIVHCKEFNTFVNKAYGSVDLANDFKHQLISSPDNLRTLMAYVRMPHVSYEEFRKFIETFVSNEQILQQMKSFIIDHLKKAAIRRSVTIKEANSKPFFKHFLLWCLGSNELVMEFQQTYVTPCLEARRHFRFIDD, encoded by the coding sequence ATGGCTGAAAAAACTTCCAACGCgtatgatatttttcattcgacTCCAGTTTCATTGCAGCAACTATCAGTGATCGCTGTTGGCCTGGAATTATGGCGTTCTGAAATTAATGAATATCGCAAAAGGCAAACATTGGAGAGATTTCGTGCTTCAGACAATATAGCCTCATTGAGAACTAAACTGCCTAAATTACCATCGGTGATTTATGATGTGATCGTGAAATTTGTCACTAGACTTGGGAATTCAATAGTGGATTGGCTTAGGGAGCATTCTAGAACagtatttcattttgatatacGTTATCGAAGTTCTGTTTTGGAAAACTTCGATGATTTGGTTTGCAATTACGACGGAACTATCGATTTCGTAAAGacagccgaacgtatgatgcATCATGATAGTTTcgatgatgttttgaaattcatcgtAGCTTGCAGATATTTTTTGGAAGATCACGTAAGACGAATATGGCCATCAGTATGGCAAAAGATGGATTTGAGAAATATTTCTTTCTATAGAAATCCGCTGTTGTACTACTGGATTTGTTACTGGAGTAATCAGTTAAATGAGATACCAACCGGCAGGTATTACACGGTTGATGAAAAGATGCTTGAACAGTGCGTTATTATGTCTCATAACAGATTAGcagtaaattatttttggaatcgtgtACCATACGAAGACCAAATGGGAATGGCTGACTACCTTCTTCGACaaaatattgaaggtttcgtGAGCTGCATCTTACCGAAAATGGACAATAAACGAATGGAGAAATTCGTCAATGAGAAGGGCGAATCCTTGATGCGAGCTCTGCTAGAAAATCGTTCTCGCGATAAAAAGCACGTCTTTCAATTAGCAATgagttatttttggaattttgtgccATATGAAATGCAAGTGAAATTGGCTAAGGACGTTTTTCGACGAAATAGAGGATGTTTCGCGAGATACATCTTGCCGTGGCTGAACGATCAACAATTAGAAAAATTCGCCAACGAGAATGGTATTGAATTGATGGAAGATCTGCTGAAAGATTTCTCTCACGATGAAAGTCTTATCTTTCAAACTTGGTCgtgtataaaaaatacactgaaTGATACGAGTAGCACTTTCTCTAATTTTGTTCGAAACATGTTGAGAACGGAAGCTGGGTACATGTATCATCAAAGAGTGGAGAAATGGTCAAAATGGTGTTGCGAAATATGGAATAGCGCGCCGCATCATTTAAAGAGATCAGCGATTATAGATATTTCGTCCGATTTGGAATTGATCATATGTCGAAAAGATGATAGGCTTACTACACATGTTACCTCTTGCCAGTTCCTATTATCCATTCTTTCGGATTTTACTTTGCAAGAAAGACAGTCGTTTTGGCGTAACTGCTGGAAGAATTTGATGCTGAACAAAAATGCCTGCGATTTGCAACGAATAATGGAAGCATGTTTCGAACACGAGAATGATATGATCGAGTTCAAGGAAAACGTTATcgctgaaagtgaaaatttgcagCTCCGTTGTGTCTCGTCATTATCCGGTGCAGATTTCGACGAATTAGACGCTTTGATTAATTTTGGTTGTCCTCGTAGTGCAGATACTGCGAAACGTTTGGAACAGCGCTGCTTGCAGTCGAGTTTTCTTGACGACAGTTCCCGTTTTTACTATCCACACATTGTTCATTGCAAAGAATTCAATACATTCGTAAATAAAGCTTATGGCAGCGTCGATCTCGCGAATGATTTCAAACATCAACTGATATCGTCTCCTGATAATCTAAGGACGTTGATGGCCTATGTTCGAATGCCACATGTTTCCTACGAAGAATTCAGGAAATTTATCGAAACATTCGTTTCAAACGAACAAATTTTACAACAGATGAAATCCTTCATTATTGATCATCTGAAGAAGGCTGCTATTCGTCGTAGCGTTACCATTAAAGAGGCTAATTCTAAACCTTTCTTTAAACACTTTTTGCTGTGGTGCCTCGGAAGTAATGAGCTAGTTATGGAATTCCAGCAAACTTATGTTACACCTTGCCTCGAGGCTCGAAGACATTTTCGTTTTATAGATGATTGA
- the LOC135848428 gene encoding uncharacterized protein LOC135848428, translated as MNNEEEPVIQINEDTKSPSVSIHYTDPAVLQYSISDSFVLELSISPNDKIDTTTTSNEADSSIDKELSGFRDQFNETVYNPEFSDGYIKYHRARTISNSSSLSTSSEQLDLNSAEKKERRRAKIFFPERELRPKKLPVGFYKETKSKFRPRSQKTHDSTSSDVIRIPVEIPPEDNEVFDETYQPAEMSHTQQEYEAVIAENARLKQRQKELEEINRKRLSLLPGADEAGTSQNSNNVTAAQLIDALEITNERMSESVAMQFAIHNKPNRSSAGGRDFVPQPTCITIPQRNFNLNVKQEEFEIGIPGSRSLLIIDEVEFSSTDNSASNKSIKVICEGARVTPWKASDDHRTVEEFLIEFENEIRQLVRTNKEYNLALDFFLSHAELLNYKKAIKFDGPWHENAIKLVKQFSTINNQQRDIRNFEKDKKKPQQSVVDFSTFWLRRMRWNTSVTAKWIVQVLLTKIGPEYREIFKECTASDTIEDIIEEIREMEDGGISNKTM; from the exons A TGAATAACGAAGAAGAGCCTGTGATCCAGATCAACGAAGATACGAAATCTCCGTCTGTTAGTATTCATTATACTGACCCTGCAGTTCTCCAGTATTCGATATCTGATAGTTTTGTACTTGAGTTGTCTATCAGTCCAAACGACAAAATCGATACTACAACTACATCCAACGAAGCAGATAGTTCGATAGATAAAGAATTAAGTGGTTTTCGAGACCAGTTCAACGAAACTGTTTACAATCCTGAATTTTCCGACGGTTATATAAAATACCATCGAGCTCGAACAATTTCGAATTCATCATCTTTATCGACTTCTTCGgaacaactcgatttaaattCAGCCGAGAAGAAAGAACGTCGACGagccaaaatatttttccccgAACGTGAATTGCGACCAAAGAAACTGCCAGTAGGTTTCTATAAAGAAACTAAATCGAAATTTCGTCCACGCTCGCAAAAAACGCACGATTCTACGAGTAGTGACGTGATACGAATTCCAGTCGAGATTCCACCGGAAGATAACGAAGTATTCGACGAGACATATCAACCAGCAGAAATGTCTCATACTCAGCAAGAATACGAAGCCGTGATTGCTGAAAATGCTCGATTGAAACAAAGACAAAAGGAGTTAGAAGAGATTAATCGTAAACGATTATCGTTACTACCCGGTGCTGATGAAGCAGGAACATCACAGAATTCGAATAATGTGACTGCGGCACAATTAATTGATGCTTTAGAAATAACGAATGAAAGAATGTCTGAATCTGTAGCTATGCAATTTGCTATACATAACAAACCAAATCGAAGTTCAGCAGGAGGTCGAGATTTTGTTCCACAACCAACTTGTATTACAATTCCACAACGGAATTTTAATTTGAACGTCAAACAAGAAGAGTTTGAGATTGGTATTCCTGGCTCGAGATCATTACTAATAATTGATGAAGTGGAATTTTCGAGTACTGATAATTCAGCTAGTAATAAATCGATCAAAGTGATTTGTGAAGGAGCTCGAGTTACTCCTTGGAAAGCTTCAGATGATCATAGAACTGTCGAGGAATTTTTAATTGAGTTCGAGAATGAAATCCGCCAACTTGTACGAACAAACAAGGAGTATAATCTAGCACTCGATTTTTTCTTGTCACACGCTGAAttattgaattacaaaaaagccATAAAATTTGACGGTCCATGGCACGAGAATGCTATAAAGTTAGTAAAGCAATTCTCAACAATCAACAATCAGCAACGAGATATCCGAAATTTCGAGAAAGACAAGAAGAAACCTCAACAAAGCGTCGTCGacttttctacattttggttgAGAAGAATGAGGTGGAATACCTCAGTCACAGCAAAATGGATCGTACAAGTTTTGTTGACTAAAATTGGACCAGAGTAtcgcgaaatttttaaagaatgcaCGGCCAGTGATACTATTGAAGATATTATCGAAGAAATTCGTGAAATGGAAGATGGTGGAATATCAAATAAAACGATGTGA